From a region of the Haematobia irritans isolate KBUSLIRL chromosome 4, ASM5000362v1, whole genome shotgun sequence genome:
- the LOC142234219 gene encoding uncharacterized protein LOC142234219: MVSLMAAAITTFLHLVLGITFFMEPPPYVWFTTVPSVASWLFVIGFLDLLLDFSLIPLRYMHLPYVCQIIVETIGSIILTEFSSIIIWYNIEKISCTLCKSMLLAIGGLPPAIYYEWEDYILGILTTSISFMFLLSVLYATDHYFIVYKKIKLAYRKSGKHLKHLWQKSRRKLLWTKRNEGSNENVPAHLPNNCYPQMGNEYDQFTQTRKYETRSSKRNQSQNRYRRYR; this comes from the coding sequence atggTTTCCTTAATGGCTGCCGCCATTACAACCTTTCTGCATTTGGTATTGGGCATAACATTCTTCATGGAACCACCTCCATATGTATGGTTCACAACAGTGCCCTCAGTGGCAAGTTGGTTATTTGTAATTGGATTTCTGGATCTGCTTTTGGATTTTTCCCTAATCCCACTGCGTTATATGCATTTACCCTATGTGTGTCAGATAATAGTGGAGACTATTGGATCCATAATTCTAACAGAATTTTCTTCGATCATTATTTGGTAtaacattgaaaaaatttcttgtaCGCTGTGTAAATCTATGCTCTTGGCAATAGGAGGATTGCCCCCTGCAATATATTATGAATGGGAAGACTACATTTTGGGCATCTTAACAACATCGATAAGTTTTATGTTCCTATTATCGGTGCTATATGCAACGGatcattattttattgtatataaaaaaatcaaattggcaTATCGTAAAAGTGGTAAGCATTTAAAACATTTATGGCAGAAATCTAGACGAAAATTGCTATGGACAAAGAGAAATGAAGGTAGCAACGAAAATGTTCCGGCCCATCTACCAAATAATTGCTATCCACAAATGGGCAATGAATATGATCAATTCACACAAACTAGAAAATATGAAACACGCAGTTCAAAAAGAAATCAAAGCCAAAATCGTTACAGAAGATATCGTTGA